Within Aliivibrio fischeri, the genomic segment TCAAAAAGAACATGGCAATGATATTGAAGTCGTTACAGGTGAAGAGTGGTTCCCTGAACAACTGTTAACTTCTTCAGTTAATCATAATATGGCTTTTTAAAGTTTGATCGCTTACCTTGTGATATTCCAGCAGAGATAGATGCCCGAGGTTTTCTAGAGCACGAAGAAATTTTAATAAAACAATTAGTAAACAATGTAATTTTTAGCGAACTAGAACCAGAAATGATGGTAGATAAACTAACTGACATGCTCGTATTTAGTCATGAGAATATCAGTTGTGATGTTATCGAACATTTTAGTCAATTAGAAAATAAAAAAATAGGCGTATAACACGCCTATTTTTTATCTTAATTAATAATATTAAGATAAAGGATACCAAAACATTGATGTATCCATTATTTTTTTAGTAATAGCTAAAGAAACAACCAAAAATAGGCTCAGCATTATTAATTTATCTGTTTTAGTTATGCTTTTTTCGCTAAACCAAGTTCTGCTTTTCCCACGACCAAAACCTCGTAATACCATTGCATTCGATATTTCATCAGCACGGTCTAAGCTTGAGAAAATCAATGGACCTAAGATTTTCGCCAAATTACTAATTCGTGTAAATACAGGAACATTTTTTGATAAATCGACACCTCGAGCTTGCTGAGCATGCATGATATTAACAAAATCGCTTTTCACTTCAGGTAAATAACGAAGTGTTAAACTCACTGCATATGCAATCTTATAAGGTAACCCAATTCGATTTAGACTTGCTGCAAACTCTGTTGGGTGCGTTGTAAAAACAAACACTAATGCGATTGGAAACATACTAAAATATTTTAGTGTTACCGTTATCAAATAAAAAAGCGTTTCTTGTGTAACTACATAATGACCAAAAATAGGAAACAATTCTGTCGTTGTACCTATCAATTCATTTCCTTGATTTGGTGCAAGTAAGAACATAAAAACAGCATTCATACTTAAAACCGATAATGTACCAATAAGTAACGGTTTATAAGCTATGTATGGTACTTTTGTTTCTTTTAATAAAAATAAACCAAATAAAATTAATGGAATAATAATTCGTAAATCAAACGTTGTTAGTACTACTGTTATCCAAGAGATAAAAAGAAGAAACTTAGTTACGCCATTTAAACGATGTAACCATGTATCAATATCTACATAGTTAATTCCAAAGTTTTGCTTCTTAGTGGACATTTTTCGTACTCTCACACTCTTCAGTAATAAACTGCGTTATAAAACCATTAATATTTTCAACATCCGCTTTCTGAGCTAACTCAAATAAGCTTGTTACTGTTAAATTTGCTTTATTTAGCAACTCTGGTTGACTAAATACCTGCGAAACAGGCTCATCAGCTATACAATGGCTATCTGCAATAACAATTGCTCTTGTCGTATGCTCAAGAACCAAATGCATATCATGTGAAATAATAATAACGGTTAATCCAAGATCTCTATTCAACTGATTAATAAAACCAAGCATGGACGTATAATTACGATAATCTTGTCCTGCTGTTGGCTCATCAAGGATTAATAACTCAGGCTCTAATACCAAAATTGAAGCGATTGTGACTCGTTTTTTCTGACCATAACTTAAAGCATCAATTGGCCAATGACGAAAACGGCTTAAACCACACAGTTCTAAAGCATTCAGGACTTTTTTCTCAATATCACTTTCAGATAATCCACTATTAACTAAGCCGAAAGCAACTTCATCATAAATCATATGATGTGAGATCATGTGATTTGGGTTTTGTAGTACAACACCCACTTTCTGAGAACGCTCATAAATAGACAACTCAGATAAATCAGAGCCACTTAATAGGATACTTCCTTGATCAGGTTGCAAAACTCCCATGATCAGTTTAGTGATTGTTGATTTCCCCGAACCATTTTTACCAAGAATAGAAACGAACTCGCCTTTATTCACGGTAAAACTGACATTTTCAAGTGCATTAACTTCACCATCATAAGAATACGTTAGATCCTTAATGGTTAATAACGCTTGATCTGTATCCACTAACGCTTCATTGAAAGATTCTTCTTTAAACCAGTGAGTCACTTCTTTATGAAATTGAACTGGGTTTACTTCACTTAATGGCGTAATCGGCTTTAAAGCGTCCAAAGCAACATTTGCTCGCTTTAATAACGAGATGTATAACGGCTCACGGATACCATGCTTCTCTAATAAAGGAGATTTCAATAACGCATCAGGCGTCATATCTGCAATAATTTCTCCCTGATCCATTAAAATAATACGGTCAACCGATCTATGCAGAACATCTTCTAATCGATGCTCAATAATAACAACGGTCTTACCGCTATTTTTATGCAGGTCATCGATAATCTCTATTGTCGCTTTACCTGTTTTTGGATCTAAACTCGCTAAAGGTTCATCAAACAATAAAAGATCAACATCATCGACAAGAATACCACCTAGTGATACTCGTTGTTTTTGGCCACCACTAAGATCATAAGGAGATTTTTTCAATAATGTCTCTAAATCCACCATCTTTGCGGTATCACGAACTATCGGATACATTTTTGCTCTTGAAACCATCTGATTTTCAAGTGCAAAAGCGATATCTTCGCCCACAGTTAACCCTACAAACTGGCTGTCTGTATCTTGTAAAACCGTACCTACGTTTTCGGTATACTGCTCAATCTTCCATTCAGATACATTCGTATCATTAATCGTCAATTGACCTTGTGATTCACCTTTAATGGTGTGCGGAATTAGGCCATTTAGACACTGACCTAATGTTGATTTGCCGCTTCCACTTGGTCCTATAATTAGGATCTTTTCACCTTGCTCTATCCTTAGATTAATATTTTTCAGCGTCGGTTTATCCTGTGACGCATATCGAAAAGAGAAATTAGAAAAGGTTACGCTCATTAATTATGGCGCCTCTGTTAAATTAGTACTTTGTTTTTTACGCTTCGCTAAATTGTTTAAAATAAAATAGCCAACAATTGCGATTAAGAACGTATTACCAGCTGCGATAATACACAGTTGCATAAATACTTTTGTAAATGGTTCTGCATATAAAATAGTATCTAAAAATGCAGAAGTACCATAACCGAACACATTGCCGAAAAAAGCTAATACAACAAAAATTAAAAAGTCTTTTTTATCAAATAAACCAGATTCAATTCGGTTCTTAGTAATGATTGGAAATAAACCAATAATCATACCAACAATACCCGAGCCTAATACCCATGTAAACCAGACGCCCCAACCTGCAAATAGATCAGTCACCCAGTGACCGATAAAACCAACCAGAAAGCCTACGATTGGACCATATAGCACAGAGAATAGTGCCAGCACAGCCATAGCGGGTTTTAATGTTGTGTTTGCGAAGACTGGAATACCAAACATTGGTAAACCACCAATACCATATAGCGCAGCGCCTATAGCAATGACAACAACAGTTTTAGCAGAAAGGTTCATAGTGTTCGCCTTGAAGCAAAAATGATATAATAGGAAATAAAGACGCGCATTATACAGTAACTCACTCGGTTTGGAAATGTTTACATCTAGACGGCTATATGTTTTTTTTATAAAAAAGCTCACTACACTAGTGAGCTTTAAATTATAATTTTTTCTTATCGTTCATACACATACATTTCATAAACTTCACCATTTAAGTTAAAAAACAAATAACACTTAAACGAATAATAAATAGGTATGAAGATAGCTGTATGGATTATTGTGGAATAACGTTTTTGCAGGAATAAAAAAGGCTCATCATTTCTGATGAGCCTTCTTAAAAGATGGTGCCCCGGGCCGGACTTGAACCGGCACAGCGCGAACGCCGAGGGATTTTAAATCCCTTGTGTCTACCAATTCCACCACCAGGGCACGCAATTTCTTGCGATGCCGATTACTGAAAAGTAAAACACCATCTGTAATTACCGCTATTGCAGTAATTTTTAATTTGGAGCGACACACGAGGTTCGAACTCGTGACCTCAACCTTGGCAAGGTTGCGCTCTACCAGCTGAGCTAGTGTCGCATAGCATAAAGAAATGGAGGCGCCTCCCGGAATCGAACCGAGGTCCACGGATTTGCAATCCGCTGCATAGCCACTCTGCCAAGGCGCCATTCTTTATATTAAGTTGCTTATCCAAGTAAGCTAATAGATGGTGCCCCGGGCCGGACTTGAACCGGCACAGCGCGAACGCCGAGGGATTTTAAATCCCTTGTGTCTACCAATTCCACCACCAGGGCACGCAATTTCTTGCGATGCCGATTACCGAAAAGTAAAACACCATCTGTAATTATCGCTATTGCAATAATTTTTAATTTGGAGCGACACACGAGGTTCGAACTCGTGACCTCAACCTTGGCAAGGTTGCGCTCTACCAGCTGAGCTAGTGTCGCATTGCATAAAGAAATGGAGGCGCCTCCCGGAATCGAACCGAGGTCCACGGATTTGCAATCCGCTGCATAGCCACTCTGCCAAGGCGCCATCTCTTTACGGGGCTTAATGTAACTGATTTAAAAAAAGAGTCAAATAAAAATTAGTATTTAACTCTCCGTTTGTAGACTTTATCGCCAAAATGCTGACAAATCAGCTAACATGTTGAAAAAACGGTCTATTTTGGTCGCCACACTTTTATTTCAGATTGTGGCTTGCCTTGCTCTTTGCGATCATTTTTACGCTTAGGTGCCGATTTGCTAAAACGCCCTTCTTTGGCTTTTTCACGACGATTTTCTTTAAACGTATTATTTGAATGATGATTTCTTCCTGAACTCGCTTTTTTCAATACGCGAACTTTACCATCAATCTCTTTTACTTTGCGAGACGCTTCTTCAGTCTTACTTGATGTTCCAATCATTCCGTTTAGCTGGTCCATCTCAGCTTGACTTAAATAACGCCATTCTCCAGAAGCAAGCTTACCTAGATCAATATTCATAATACGAACACGTTTTAATTTGAATACTTCATAATCTAAGTACTCACACATTCTACGAATTTGGCGATTCAATCCTTGAGTCAAAGTGATACGAAATACAAATCGAGATTCTTGCTTAATCTTACATGGCAAAGTTACCGTATCTAGGATCGGTACACCCGCGGCCATTTTTTGTAAAAACTCATCAGTAATGGGCTTATCAACACGAACCACATATTCTTTTTCATGAGCATTACCCGCTCGCAGGATCTTATTTACAATATCGCCATCATTGGTTAAGAATATTAAACCATCCGACGGTTTATCCAATCGACCAATAGGAAAAATACGTTGCTCATGATTAATGTAATCAACAATATTTCCTTCAACATGTCGTTCTGTCGTACAAGTAATTCCAACAGGCTTATTAAAAGCAATATAAATACGATCTTGTTTCTCTTTTAACGGCTTCCCATCAACCAAAACTTCATCGCCATCAGCTACTTTCGTTCCCATCTCAGGGATCTTGCCATTAATCGTAATACGTTGTTGATCGATAAGTTTATCGGCTTCTCTTCGTGAGCAATATCCCGTATCACTAATAAATTTATTCAGACGGGTTAATTTAGGTTCTGGTGATGTCATGATGTACCTCAAAAAAGTGAACAGCCGCAGTGTATCAGAAACGAATAAATATCCAATAAAAAAGCACCCTAAACCAATGCTTAGGGTGCTTTACTACAACGTAAATAAATAATTATTTCGTTTCAATATCAGTGTCAGTTGTCTTTACCTGCTCACTAGTCTCATTTACTGTTGTCTCTATTGCAGCAGGCTCAACTTTAGTCTCAGTGCTTTCTACTGGCACCACTTCAGTATTATCAGTGGTAGTTGTTGTCCCTTCTTCTTTCACCGCTTCTTGAGCCTGAACTGTTTCAAGCGCTGGAGACGTCTGCTTTTCAACATCAGATGGGGCTTCATTAGCTTCTTTATTCACTGTTGCCTTTTCTGCGTCTTCTTTTGCTTTATATGTTGCAATTACGCTGTTCAAGTTATTTATTAAATTATCATTTCGTTCTAATTGTTGCGTTAATACTAGAACTTGTTTTTGAACATTTGCTCTTGCATCTGTTTGCTTCTCAATCGTACCGTTTAATGTTTCGATTTCTGAATTTAACTCTTTAATCTTCTTCTCTAAATCAGCGGTATTATTTATAGCATGCATTTGTTGTACAGCAGATAAGATCTCTGTTGTTTGCATACGTAATGGCTGATCACGGTAATCATCACCATTTATTGCTTGTGAAATCGATAACAGTTTATTTTCAAATTCTAAAACCGATTGCTCAAATTGACCATTCTTTACTGCTTTTAATAGCTTAACTTCAGCAGCCATATTTTTTAAGTGATCTAATTGAAAACGAGTTTTAGCAACTACATCAGCAATTAAATCTTGATCTCTATTATTTGCTTGAACCGCTTTTTTCGTTTTATCCAGTTCTGCTTTTGTTTGTCCATAACTAATAGGTGCAATGGCTTTAAAACCTTTTTGCGTCAATTGAGAAAATTCTTTTTCTAATGGCTTAACATGAATTGTTAATGATGTATCAATCTCAATCACTTTTGCTTTTGTTAGATACTCAGCTTGTTCAGTTTGAGCTTCAGCAATGTCTTCTTCAATTACAGTTACAAACAAAGCTTTATATTGATTGTATAGGCTAGAGAAGTCTTGCGGATAATATTTTGCAACATCTATAGATTGCATATAGTTCATTTGCGCAATGGCATCAGACAAAACTGTATCAGCTTTATTCTTATACGTTTTTAATTTATCTAACTGTAAATTAGCACTCTTAATTAATGCGATATATTTTGCGGAGTAAGAACCAGAAGAGAACATCGAATACTCTTCATTTATTAATGCAGGCTCTTGCTCTACTTCAAGATAAATTTCTTTTGCTTCATTCCATTCATCCATCATTAGGCTATATGAATCTTCTGAGTAAATTTCAAACTCAGCGGCTGAATCAAATACCGTTTTATCAAGATTATATTGTTCCTGTAGCGCCTCAAATGTTGAAACTACAGGCGTATTTATTTCTGATGTTTGTTCTACTGCTGTTGTCTCTTCGTTTGTACTTTGACAACCAACCACACTCATCAATGCTGAAGCAACCACTGCTATTTTGAAATATTGTTTCATCCTAAATCCACATCTTTATTATTAGACACTTGTCTTATTTGTTGGAAGAGCGATATTACTATAACATTTCAATTTAATCAGCATTACGTATGTAAAAAAACAAAACATAAAATTCAAGCATAAAAAAGCCGCTCATAGCATGAGCGGCCAAATCAAAAAAATTAACTATATTAAGTAAAATTAGTCACCTGCGAACATGTAACCTTCACCATGAACAGTAACAAAGATTTGTGGGTTTTTAGGATCCACTTCCATCTTTGCTCTCATGCGTCTAATTAATACGTCAATTGTTCTATCGTTTGGTGCATCAACACGGTGGCTGATCATATTTAAAATACGTTCACGAGATAAAACCGTATTAGGGTAAGAAGACAACGCAACTAACAATTCATATTCGGCTTTAGTTAATTTAACTGGTTCACCGTTATTTGATAATGCTCTACGTTGAATATCAAATGTCCATTCACCAAAACGAACAACGTTAGACTCATCTAACTCAACTGGCTCGTTTGCAAGTGACATACGCCAAAATAGATTTTTAACGCGTACAAGTAATTCACGTAACTCAACTGGTTTCGTTACGTAATCGTCAGCACCCATCTCTAGGCCAACGATTCGATCAATACTATCTGTACGTCCTGTTACTAAAATAATACCAATATTGGATTGGCTACGTAATTCACGCGCCAACAATAAACCGTCCTCTCCTGGTAGGTTTATATCAAGCATAATTAAATCAACTTTTTGTTCAGCTAAAATAGAACGCATTTCTGCACCTGTTTCAGCCTCGCTCACTTGATATCCCTCGGCTTCAAAGTAGCCTACAAGTTTAGAGCGAGTTACCACTTCGTCTTCAACAACTAAAATGTGATAGCTCATAATCTTCTCTTTATTTTTGGTTATTTGGATAGTTCTTATCTTATTCTATTCATAATCTGTAATAATGCCAATTCTCAATTGATATTTCTGTATTTTATTTGATTCAAAACAATTATTAATAAAAATTGAGCTTTAACCTTTACAAACATCTTTATACACCCTGTTAATGATAGGTGCTATTCCTTTTCATACTTATCCAGTACAATTTAGGAATAATTTTTTTGGAGCATAAGATAAATGAACGAACTTACTGCGTTTAATGAGCAACGCGCTGAAATATACTGGTGGCTATCTAGCCTACTATCAGCAGAATTAACGACAGAACAACTTGAGCAATATGGCAGTTTTGAAGTACGTACTTTTCTATCTAATTTAGCTGAAACACCAGAACTGAGTGATTCAGTTAATGCATTAATTGAAAAATTAAATGCCGTGCAAGGTCGTGAAGATGCACAACTTGAACTTTCTGCTGACTTTTGTGATGCCTTTTTAGGCTCAGATAAAAGTAGTGCACTACCGTACGCTTCTATGTATATTGATAAATCAGGTCTACTAAACGCAAAACCTGCGCAAGATATGCGTGAATGGCTTACAAAATATAATATTGCACAAAAAGCTGAATTTAATGAGCCAGCTGACCACATTGCCATTGAATTAGATTTTTTAGGTAATTTAATTGTGATGACAAATCAGCAAGCTTCTGAAGATGAATTTGAAGCTTATATGAGTGCTCAACTAACCTTTATTAATGAGCAACTGTTAAGTTGGACACCTCGATTTAATGAAATTTGCATCGAAAGAGATAAATTTGGTTTCTATGCTGCAGTAACAGGCTTACTTGTTACATTCCTAAAGCTAGATGTGAAATTTCTTGCTGGCGAATAATATAAGATAATTGCTTTTATTATTTATGTTAAAAAATATGTGATATAAATCAAAAGCAATATCAAAATTTATTAAATCAGTAATTGTTTGCACTATGCTTTAAAGATAAAATGTGATCGCAAACGATAAAATTTGTATTGAAATGAAAACCGCATTTTACGCGGTTTTTTTCATTTTTAACCAGGGCCTATTTATCTTCCATCAGTTCTTCTAGTTTAGAGCGACACCTTTTTTTGTTGGAAAATAAATAGCCCCTTATTACCTATTATAAGGTTTATATATGGCTACTATTAAAGATGTGGCGAAGCTGGCAGCAGTTTCAACAACCACCGTTTCTCACGTGATAAATAAAACACGATTTGTTGCTGAAGCAACACAAAAACGTGTTTGGGAAGCAGTTGAAGAATTAAACTATGCTCCAAGTGCGGTAGCACGTAGCTTAAAGTGTAATACGACACGTACTATTGGTATGTTAGTAACACAATCATTTAACCCATTTTTTGCAGAAGTAATGCATGGTGTTGAAAACTATTGTTACAAGCAAGGCTACACGCTATTCATGTGTAATACTGAAGGCGACCTAGAAAAACAAAAACACTATTTGAGAATGTTGGCGGAAAAACGAGTAGATGGCCTACTTGTAATGTGTTCAGATCTAAATGAACAATTACTGACCTTGCTTGAAAAGAACACCGAGCTACCAATGGTTATTATGGACTGGGGTCCTGATAGCCCGCGTACAGACAAGATCATTGATAATTCAGAAGAAGGCGGTTATTTAGCGACGAAGCATCTTATTGAAAATGGTCACACTCATATTGCGTGCATTACAGGTCAAGCTGATAAAGTGACTTGTAAAGAACGTGTTCGTGGTTTTGAAAGAGCTCATAACGATGCAAATTTAACCTTTAATCCTGAATGGATTTTAGAGGGCGATTTTGAATGTGCTTCTGCATCTAGAGCCGTTGATAAGATTCTCGCTATTGAAGAAGATAAACGCCCTACAGCTTTATTCTGTTTTAACGATATTATGGCATTAGCTGCCATTAGCAAGATTCAACAATCTGGTTTACGTGTACCTGAAGATATTTCAGTTATCGGTTATGACAACATTGAATTGTCTGCGTATTTCTCACCACCATTAACAACAATCCATCAACCTAAACGCCGTGTAGGTAAAACAGCAGTTGAGATTTTGTTAGAGCGAATTAAAGATAAAGATCATGAAAGACGCGTATTTGAAATGCAACCAGAGGTTGTTACACGTAGTAGTGTTTCAAACCGCCTTAAATAATCAATCTAACGCATAATTTGAGATTCAAAAAAAAGCCATACTATTAAAGTGTGGCTTCTTTTATTATTAAATATTGTTTACCTAATTCTCAATAATAAAAAATACATAAACACAGATTATTGATCTCTGAATTTTTATAAATATCAACATTTAAATTATTAATTTTGAGAAAAGTTGAACCGACTTAACAAATTTATGTAAGTATTTTCTGGATCAATATCACACTTTTGTGTTTTTCCGTTCAAACTTTTGTTATTGATTGCTATAT encodes:
- a CDS encoding energy-coupling factor transporter transmembrane component T; amino-acid sequence: MSTKKQNFGINYVDIDTWLHRLNGVTKFLLFISWITVVLTTFDLRIIIPLILFGLFLLKETKVPYIAYKPLLIGTLSVLSMNAVFMFLLAPNQGNELIGTTTELFPIFGHYVVTQETLFYLITVTLKYFSMFPIALVFVFTTHPTEFAASLNRIGLPYKIAYAVSLTLRYLPEVKSDFVNIMHAQQARGVDLSKNVPVFTRISNLAKILGPLIFSSLDRADEISNAMVLRGFGRGKSRTWFSEKSITKTDKLIMLSLFLVVSLAITKKIMDTSMFWYPLS
- a CDS encoding ABC transporter ATP-binding protein, with the protein product MSVTFSNFSFRYASQDKPTLKNINLRIEQGEKILIIGPSGSGKSTLGQCLNGLIPHTIKGESQGQLTINDTNVSEWKIEQYTENVGTVLQDTDSQFVGLTVGEDIAFALENQMVSRAKMYPIVRDTAKMVDLETLLKKSPYDLSGGQKQRVSLGGILVDDVDLLLFDEPLASLDPKTGKATIEIIDDLHKNSGKTVVIIEHRLEDVLHRSVDRIILMDQGEIIADMTPDALLKSPLLEKHGIREPLYISLLKRANVALDALKPITPLSEVNPVQFHKEVTHWFKEESFNEALVDTDQALLTIKDLTYSYDGEVNALENVSFTVNKGEFVSILGKNGSGKSTITKLIMGVLQPDQGSILLSGSDLSELSIYERSQKVGVVLQNPNHMISHHMIYDEVAFGLVNSGLSESDIEKKVLNALELCGLSRFRHWPIDALSYGQKKRVTIASILVLEPELLILDEPTAGQDYRNYTSMLGFINQLNRDLGLTVIIISHDMHLVLEHTTRAIVIADSHCIADEPVSQVFSQPELLNKANLTVTSLFELAQKADVENINGFITQFITEECESTKNVH
- a CDS encoding ECF-type riboflavin transporter substrate-binding protein, with translation MNLSAKTVVVIAIGAALYGIGGLPMFGIPVFANTTLKPAMAVLALFSVLYGPIVGFLVGFIGHWVTDLFAGWGVWFTWVLGSGIVGMIIGLFPIITKNRIESGLFDKKDFLIFVVLAFFGNVFGYGTSAFLDTILYAEPFTKVFMQLCIIAAGNTFLIAIVGYFILNNLAKRKKQSTNLTEAP
- the rluF gene encoding 23S rRNA pseudouridine(2604) synthase RluF, with protein sequence MTSPEPKLTRLNKFISDTGYCSRREADKLIDQQRITINGKIPEMGTKVADGDEVLVDGKPLKEKQDRIYIAFNKPVGITCTTERHVEGNIVDYINHEQRIFPIGRLDKPSDGLIFLTNDGDIVNKILRAGNAHEKEYVVRVDKPITDEFLQKMAAGVPILDTVTLPCKIKQESRFVFRITLTQGLNRQIRRMCEYLDYEVFKLKRVRIMNIDLGKLASGEWRYLSQAEMDQLNGMIGTSSKTEEASRKVKEIDGKVRVLKKASSGRNHHSNNTFKENRREKAKEGRFSKSAPKRKNDRKEQGKPQSEIKVWRPK
- the torR gene encoding two-component system response regulator TorR, encoding MSYHILVVEDEVVTRSKLVGYFEAEGYQVSEAETGAEMRSILAEQKVDLIMLDINLPGEDGLLLARELRSQSNIGIILVTGRTDSIDRIVGLEMGADDYVTKPVELRELLVRVKNLFWRMSLANEPVELDESNVVRFGEWTFDIQRRALSNNGEPVKLTKAEYELLVALSSYPNTVLSRERILNMISHRVDAPNDRTIDVLIRRMRAKMEVDPKNPQIFVTVHGEGYMFAGD
- the torD gene encoding molecular chaperone TorD, which codes for MNELTAFNEQRAEIYWWLSSLLSAELTTEQLEQYGSFEVRTFLSNLAETPELSDSVNALIEKLNAVQGREDAQLELSADFCDAFLGSDKSSALPYASMYIDKSGLLNAKPAQDMREWLTKYNIAQKAEFNEPADHIAIELDFLGNLIVMTNQQASEDEFEAYMSAQLTFINEQLLSWTPRFNEICIERDKFGFYAAVTGLLVTFLKLDVKFLAGE
- the purR gene encoding HTH-type transcriptional repressor PurR, with product MATIKDVAKLAAVSTTTVSHVINKTRFVAEATQKRVWEAVEELNYAPSAVARSLKCNTTRTIGMLVTQSFNPFFAEVMHGVENYCYKQGYTLFMCNTEGDLEKQKHYLRMLAEKRVDGLLVMCSDLNEQLLTLLEKNTELPMVIMDWGPDSPRTDKIIDNSEEGGYLATKHLIENGHTHIACITGQADKVTCKERVRGFERAHNDANLTFNPEWILEGDFECASASRAVDKILAIEEDKRPTALFCFNDIMALAAISKIQQSGLRVPEDISVIGYDNIELSAYFSPPLTTIHQPKRRVGKTAVEILLERIKDKDHERRVFEMQPEVVTRSSVSNRLK